The sequence below is a genomic window from Maylandia zebra isolate NMK-2024a linkage group LG18, Mzebra_GT3a, whole genome shotgun sequence.
TACAATGTGGAATGAAAGAtgttaaacaattaaattactAAGACAACATGGAATAATCTCActgcagtgtatgtgtgtgtgtgagagagagaaagaaagataaaTGCCGAAAGCAGTAAAATTGCTAAAATAACTATTTCACTGGGAGTGAAATAGTTATTTTAGCCTTTAGCTAGCTGGTGATCTTGAATTTACTTTAGCAGGCCAAAGTTTCCCTTTATCTGTCACTAAATACATGTTGCACTGTGTTTCAGTGTTGCTGCACTGATTTCTACTTTGTGGAAAATaactatatctatatatacactcaacaaaaatataaacgcaacctctttgttactgctcccattccccatgggatggacgtagagacctaaaattcattccagatacataatataaccatccctcccaaacagtggtcacaaatcagtccaaatgtgtggtagtgggcacatctgctatattgagataatccatcccacctcacaggtgtgccacatcaggatgctgatctgacttcatgagtagtgcacaggtgtacctcagactgcccacaacaaaaggccaccctggaatgtgcagttttgtctcacagcaaaatgccacagatgccacaagcaatgagggagcgtgcaattggcatgctgacagcaggaatgtcaaccagatctgtcgcccgtgcattgaatgttcatttctcaaatggtaaatggcctgcatttgtatagtgcttttctagtccctaaggaccccaaagcgcttcacactacattcagtcattcacccattcacacacacattcacacactggcgatggcaagctacattgtagccacagctgccctggggcgcactgacagaggcgaggctgccggacactggcgccaccgggccctctgaccaccaccagtaggcaaacatggggttagtatcttgcccaaggatatttggcatgcagccaggaggcagcctgggatcgaaccaccgaccttctgattagtggctgacctgctctcaaccataagccgtctccacaggcgtttcagagaatatggcagcacatccaaccggcctcacaaccgcagacctcgtgtaaccacaccagcccaggacctccacatccagcaggttcacctccaagatcgtctgagaccagccacccagacagctgctggaacaattggtttgcacaaccaaacaatttctgcacaaactgtcagaaaccgtctcagggacgctcaactgcatgcccgtcgtcctcatcggggtcttgacctgactccagctcgtcgccgtaacagacttgtgtgggcaaatgctcacattcgatggcgtctggcacgttggagaggtgtgcgcttcacggatgaatcatggttcacattgttcagggcagatggcagctgagaatgtcccagttcttgcatggccagcatactcaccggacatgtcacccattgagcatgttcgggatgtgcttgaccggcgtatacgacagcgtgtaccagttcccacgaatatccaacaacctcgcacagccattgaagtggagtggaccaacattccacaggccacaattgacaatctgatagactccatgcgacgatgtgttgcactgcatgaggcaaatggtggtcacaccagatactgaccggttctgggtccccagacccccaatagcgcaaaaaactgcacattccagggtggccttttgttgtgggcagtctgaggtacacctgtgcactactcatgatgtcagatcagcatcctgatgtggcacacctgtgaggtgggatggattatctcaatatggcagatgtgcccactaccacacatttggactgatttgtgaccactgtttgggagggatggttatattgtgtatctggaatgaattttaggtctctacgtccatcccatggggaatgggagcagtaacaaaggtgttgcgtttatatttttgttgagtgtatgtgtgtcttaTAAATGTATGAGCACATTTAATGTTAGTGGAGAACGCTTATTGCCACCTCTGTGTGAGTTTTGTGTCACACGAGGGTTACATTCATGAGTGCAAACTGCGCCCTGGAGATACAGGCAGTCAGTGTAATCTAAGTGAAACACCAGTTACTTAAGGTTCAGACCCACCCTACTAAGTCTGATATGGCTTCTGTAACTACACTCTTGACAGTGATAATGTTTGGATCAACATTCTGGCCCCCCAAACCATGCACAACCACTAAATGAAATGTATAGTCATACAAACGTGTGTACAATTATACTGTAAAAAACAGAGTAACAGGTAAACAGCCTGTTCTCTTTAATCAACAACAATGAAATTGTGTTGATTTCATGAGTCTATGAAGCTTAATACTTTCCTTTCACTTTCCTATTTGATGTGAAAATCTTTCAGCATTCTCAGCTGACAAAATGACTAAAAAGCATGTACACATTCGTGCACATGTactaaagtgtatattttctTTGGACTAATACACTCACACTCTGACATTCTACCTAAACCCTTATAACACTGTCGCCAAGGGCTTGCTCGTTGAGGTTATAttattgttgggattttcttggtattattgtagggttattgtagggtcttacaatataaagaaccttgggtgactgttgttgtgatatagtgctatataaataaaattgaattgaatcaaatAGTTATAACTACACATTGCCTATGTGTGTGAAAGGGATGGGGTTGGGGGCCAAGATAAGTACTTGTGCAGGGCTGACGCTGATTGGCTCCTTAAGTACAATCCAGGTGACACTCTCCAGGAGGGGAGGAGTCGTCAAAGAGCCCTCATAGGTCCAATAATCCGGGGAACCAGGAAGAAGAGTCCTTGGATCAAAGTTAGCAAAGGTTGTCTGCTTTCCCTGTAGGCATGAGGGAAGAGAAAATGGAAGAAAGGAAATACCAAAAGAAAAACCATGATAGTGGCATCATTAGTTTCCAACGCCTTTAAACTGCTCTGCACAAACAGTACGAGCACATTTGTTTTCAGCAAACCTGTATTTTACCAATTCTGAGACAGCTGATTTTACCTTGTTCTTGATGGCATCCAAAGCATCCAGAACTTTCTGAAGGCGGGGGTTGGCAGCACCAATCTGGAACACAATGTAAAGACAACAAACTtttatatttaacattttttgtttttacattattCATTTTGAACTTTTTAGCCTCTGACGGTTCACCTTTAGAAATACCCCCACTACAGCAAGTCCATCAGGCTTTTCAGCTGCCTCTCCAAAACTGGGGTACTTAGTGTTCCAGTGCACCAAGTGAAGCTAACAGGAAAATCAAACAAAGTTGAAATATTAAAGCACAAAGCTGAAGAAAGTAAAGTAACAACTAAATAGTTGTTTACACAACAGACCCACAAGTTGCATATTGTGTGCAACTGTTTTTAATCCTATGCAGTGTCAAGATCTTTTTACCTCACAGGGGAACTTGATGCCATTGAGAGTGTGCTCAGAGCCTCTGTTGTCACTTCCTCCCCAGTGGAAATGAAACTGCCTCAGGCGGTAGACTCCAGAAATAGGACCCCCAGTCAAGGCTAGTAATAACAGAACATCATAATCATTGGGGCCACAGTCAGGAAAGGACAGATGTTGCATGTGTTGATCTTTGTATTCAGCATTGAAAAAGCAAAAGACCCAGGATTTTCAGAGTCTGACCTGTATGAGGATAACACAGGATTTTAAGTCTTTTCTGGTTCTCAATTTTTTTGAACTTTTTGAACTGAGTA
It includes:
- the cahz gene encoding carbonic anhydrase, translated to MSHGWGYEPTNGPDTWAADFPIADGNRQSPINIIPKEAHYDPSLKALKISYDPSNTKGILNNGHSFQVDFVDDTDSSTLTGGPISGVYRLRQFHFHWGGSDNRGSEHTLNGIKFPCELHLVHWNTKYPSFGEAAEKPDGLAVVGVFLKIGAANPRLQKVLDALDAIKNKGKQTTFANFDPRTLLPGSPDYWTYEGSLTTPPLLESVTWIVLKEPISVSPAQMAKFRSLLFTGDGEAPCYMVDNYRPPQPLKGRLVRASFK